From the genome of Euzebyales bacterium:
TGCTGGACGGTGGCGGCGTCCAGCACTGACCGAGCAGCGAAGGGCAACAGGTGACGTTCCGAGCCAGCGCCGGGTTCACACCCCACTGGGAGCACTTCGACCTGACGATCGACGCCGGTGTCGCCACGGTGACGCTGACCCGTCCCGACAAGCTGAACGCGCTCACCTTCGACGTCTATGCCGACCTGCGCGACCTGCTGGGCGAGCTGCCGGCACGCGACGACGTCCATGTGCTCGTGATCACGGGCACCGGCCGCGGGTTCTGCTCCGGTGGTGACGTCCACGAGATCATCGGCGCCCTGCGCGGGATGGACACGCGTGGCCTGCTGGAGTTCACGCGGATGACCGGCGCCGTGCTGGGAGGCCTGCGTGACATCCCCATTCCGGTCATCGCCGGCGTCAACGGCATCGCAGCGGGCGCGGGCGCGGTCATCGCACTCGGCGCCGACCTGCGTGTCATGGCGCGGTCGGCGTCGGTCCAGCTGCTGTTCACGCGCGTTGGGCTGTCCGGCGCCGACATGGGGATCGCCTACCTGCTGCCCCGC
Proteins encoded in this window:
- a CDS encoding enoyl-CoA hydratase family protein; the encoded protein is MTFRASAGFTPHWEHFDLTIDAGVATVTLTRPDKLNALTFDVYADLRDLLGELPARDDVHVLVITGTGRGFCSGGDVHEIIGALRGMDTRGLLEFTRMTGAVLGGLRDIPIPVIAGVNGIAAGAGAVIALGADLRVMARSASVQLLFTRVGLSGADMGIAYLLPRMIGLARATELLLLGDRVDAATALAYGLATQVVDDHDLTDAVAALARRFADGPTLAYGATKALLTREQDMGLHAAVETEALVQALLMTSADHAEFYDAFIDKRAPDWKGR